From Hermetia illucens chromosome 6, iHerIll2.2.curated.20191125, whole genome shotgun sequence, one genomic window encodes:
- the LOC119659632 gene encoding beta-1,3-glucan-binding protein-like yields the protein MSLKIFLFACMVFALTLNEVVSQAPPAEFRVKQPRGFEVSIPADPDIELFAFHGKLNEPMDGLEAGMWSADITRRKNGRFTFTDRATKLKRGDVIYFWTYVLRDGRGFRQDNGEFHV from the coding sequence ATGTCACTAAAGATCTTTTTATTCGCTTGTATGGTGTTCGCACTAACCCTAAATGAGGTGGTTTCCCAAGCGCCACCGGCTGAGTTCCGAGTAAAACAGCCACGAGGATTCGAAGTTTCAATTCCTGCAGATCCTGACATCGAACTCTTCGCTTTTCATGGTAAGCTAAATGAGCCGATGGATGGTCTGGAAGCAGGAATGTGGTCAGCAGATATTACCCGACGCAAGAATGGGCGTTTCACCTTCACGGATCGTGCGACTAAACTGAAGAGAGGAGATGTCATTTATTTTTGGACCTACGTGCTTCGTGATGGTCGCGGTTTCCGTCAGGATAATGGAGAATTTCATGTCTAG